A region from the Lolium perenne isolate Kyuss_39 chromosome 4, Kyuss_2.0, whole genome shotgun sequence genome encodes:
- the LOC127295537 gene encoding pentatricopeptide repeat-containing protein At1g56690, mitochondrial, with the protein MRLPSVRFLPSSTAPAVAAANARIAWLARAGNMEGARAAFEAMPLRTTASYNALIAGYFRNHLPDAALGLFRAMPSRDLGSYNALISGFSLRRHTLPDAAAALASIPVPPSVVSFTSLLRGYVRHGFLHDATRLFHQMPERNHISYTVMLGGFLDAGRVDEARRLFDEMPDKDVVAQTAMLSGYCQAGRTAEARVLFDEMPKRNVVSWTAMISGYAQNGKVNLARKLFEVMPDRNEVSWTAMLFGYIQAGQVEDAEDLFNAMPERRPVAACNAMMVGFGQRGKVDAARAVFERMRERDGGTWSAMIKAYEQNEFLVEALSTFRDMSWRGIRPNYPSVISILTVCSALAILNSGRELHAAMLRCSFDMDVFAVSALITMYIKCGNLDKANRVFSMFEPKDVVMWNSMITGYAQHGLGEQALGVFNDMQFAGMAPDSITYIGVLTACSYTGKVEEGREFFNSLCRNSAIRPGAEHYSCMVDLLGRAGLVDEALDLINNMTSEPDAIIWGALMGACRMHKNAEIAELAARKLLELEPESAGPYVLLSHIYTSTGRWEDASKLRKFISSRNLNKSPGCSWIEYDKRVHLFTSGDVLTHPEHAIITKMLEKLDGLLMESGYSADGSFVLHDIDEEQKVHSLRYHSERQAVAYGLLKVPEGMPIRVMKNLRVCGDCHAAMKLIAKITSREIILRDANRFHHFKDGLCSCRDYW; encoded by the coding sequence ATGCGCCTCCCGTCCGTCCGCTTCCTGCCGTCGAGCACGGCACCCGCCGTGGCAGCCGCGAACGCGCGCATCGCCTGGCTGGCGCGCGCGGGGAACATGGAGGGCGCGCGCGCAGCCTTCGAGGCCATGCCCCTGCGCACCACCGCCTCCTACAACGCCCTCATCGCCGGCTACTTCCGCAACCACCTCCCGGACGCCGCGCTCGGCCTCTTCCGCGCCATGCCCTCCCGCGACCTCGGCTCCTACAACGCGCTCATCTCCGGCTTCTCCCTCCGCCGCCACACCCTCCCCGACGCCGCGGCCGCGCTCGCCTCCATCCCCGTACCCCCCTCCGTCGTCTCCTTCACCTCCCTCCTGCGTGGGTACGTGCGCCACGGCTTCCTCCACGACGCCACCCGCCTCTTCCACCAGATGCCCGAGCGCAACCACATCTCCTACACGGTTATGCTCGGCGGCTTCCTCGACGCCGGCCGCGTTGACGAGGCCCGCAGgctgttcgacgaaatgccggACAAGGACGTGGTCGCACAGACGGCCATGCTCTCCGGGTACTGCCAGGCTGGCCGGACCGCCGAGGCACGCGttctgtttgatgaaatgcccaagAGGAACGTTGTATCGTGGACTGCCATGATATCTGGATACGCTCAGAACGGGAAGGTCAACCTTGCGCGGAAGCTTTTCGAGGTGATGCCGGATCGCAACGAGGTGTCGTGGACCGCGATGCTGTTCGGGTACATACAGGCTGGCCAGGTCGAGGACGCCGAGGATCTGTTCAATGCAATGCCGGAGCGCCGCCCAGTGGCTGCCTGCAACGCGATGATGGTCGGGTTTGGCCAGCGCGGGAAGGTGGATGCTGCCAGGGCAGTGTTTGAGAGGATGCGAGAGAGGGATGGTGGCACGTGGAGTGCGATGATTAAAGCGTATGAGCAGAACGAGTTCTTGGTGGAGGCGCTCTCTACCTTCCGTGACATGTCCTGGAGAGGTATCCGTCCAAACTACCCTTCGGTCATTAGCATCCTTACCGTGTGTTCGGCACTAGCTATTCTCAACTCTGGAAGAGAGTTGCATGCTGCAATGCTGAGATGCTCCTTTGACATGGATGTCTTTGCTGTGTCAGCATTGATCACGATGTACATCAAATGTGGAAATTTGGATAAGGCCAATAGGGTGTTCAGTATGTTTGAGCCCAAAGATGTTGTGATGTGGAACTCGATGATCACTGGTTATGCTCAACACGGGTTGGGGGAGCAAGCACTCGGAGTATTTAATGACATGCAATTTGCGGGAATGGCACCTGATTCAATTACTTATATAGGGGTCCTCACTGCTTGTAGCTATACCGGGAAAGTTGAAGAGGGTAGGGAATTTTTTAATTCTTTGTGTAGGAATTCTGCCATCCGACCAGGAGCCGAGCATTATTCTTGCATGGTTGATTTGCTTGGTCGAGCTGGACTTGTAGATGAAGCATTGGATTTGATTAACAACATGACATCTGAACCGGATGCTATCATCTGGGGAGCTCTGATGGGAGCCTGTAGGATGCACAAGAATGCTGAGATTGCCGAACTTGCTGCTAGGAAGCTGTTGGAGCTAGAACCTGAGAGTGCTGGACCATATGTTTTGCTCTCTCACATTTATACATCCACTGGGAGGTGGGAAGATGCTTCCAAGTTGCGGAAGTTCATTAGCTCAAGGAATTTAAACAAGTCACCAGGCTGTAGTTGGATAGAGTACGACAAGAGGGTGCATCTCTTCACATCTGGTGATGTATTAACACACCCAGAGCATGCTATTATCACTAAGATGTTGGAGAAGCTAGATGGTCTATTGATGGAATCTGGTTACTCAGCTGACGGAAGCTTTGTGCTGCATGATATTGATGAGGAGCAAAAAGTTCATAGCTTGAGATATCATAGTGAGAGGcaggctgtagcatatggactttTAAAAGTCCCAGAAGGAATGCCCATTCGTGTCATGAAGAACCTTAGAGTGTGTGGTGACTGCCATGCTGCAATGAAGCTGATTGCAAAGATAACTTCCCGGGAAATCATACTCAGAGATGCTAATAGGTTCCATCATTTCAAAGATGGATTGTGTTCATGCAGGGACTATTGGTGA